Proteins encoded in a region of the Caldisericaceae bacterium genome:
- a CDS encoding formate--tetrahydrofolate ligase, producing the protein MNDYEISKNAKLQPIEKIAERLNLPLESLTLYGKYVAKVDHRLLKSIDRTKGKLIFVSAMTPTPYGEGKTTTTIGLTDALNLVGYKAIGVLRQPSLGPIFGVKGGATGGGFAQVAPIEDINFLFTGDFPAVEYANNLLSALIDNNLHQGNPLNLDPKRIKFSRVMDMNERALRDIIIGLGEGNGVIREEHFKITTASEIMAILGLSFDIEELKKRLSNIFVGFTYDKQPVFARDLKGVGAMAVILRNAINPNLVQTLENNPVFVHTGPFANIAHGTASVISISLAQQYADYVVVEGGFGTDLGGEKFMDIVSRIGNFEVSLVVIVASIRALKYHGGQKLGEEIENLEAISKGFENLKKHIENMQSFGLNVVVAINKFYKDTEKEINLLKSLLDKAGVKFALSEVYERGGLGGEELAKIVAEIASPTKPKFLYELNEPVKEKIYKIATTMYGAKDVVYSDTAEKDLKDIAKINLDNTFICMAKTQTSLTDNPKIVGRKENFLVTVNEVRALAGANFIVPILGSINTMPGLPKEPIANRLNIDNDGVISGF; encoded by the coding sequence ATGAACGATTACGAAATTTCAAAAAACGCAAAACTACAACCAATTGAAAAAATTGCAGAACGCCTTAATTTACCTTTAGAAAGTCTTACACTCTACGGTAAATACGTAGCAAAAGTTGACCACAGGCTTTTAAAATCCATTGATAGAACAAAAGGAAAACTGATTTTTGTTTCTGCGATGACTCCTACTCCATATGGTGAAGGTAAAACAACAACAACCATTGGACTTACTGATGCTTTAAATCTTGTAGGATACAAAGCAATTGGGGTACTAAGGCAACCATCTTTAGGTCCCATTTTTGGCGTAAAAGGAGGGGCAACAGGCGGAGGCTTTGCACAGGTTGCACCAATAGAAGATATTAACTTCCTCTTTACAGGAGATTTCCCTGCAGTAGAATATGCAAACAACTTACTATCTGCCCTCATAGATAACAACCTACATCAAGGGAACCCTCTTAACCTTGACCCTAAAAGAATTAAATTTTCACGAGTTATGGATATGAACGAAAGAGCCCTAAGGGACATCATCATCGGATTGGGAGAAGGAAACGGAGTTATAAGAGAAGAGCATTTTAAAATAACAACCGCATCAGAAATTATGGCAATCCTTGGGTTATCTTTTGACATTGAGGAACTTAAAAAACGTTTATCAAATATTTTTGTTGGTTTCACATACGACAAACAACCCGTTTTTGCAAGGGATCTAAAAGGAGTTGGTGCAATGGCAGTAATCCTAAGAAATGCCATTAACCCAAATTTAGTGCAAACCCTTGAAAATAACCCTGTTTTTGTGCATACAGGACCTTTTGCAAATATTGCACACGGAACTGCTTCGGTTATTTCAATTTCACTTGCCCAACAATACGCAGATTACGTAGTTGTTGAAGGAGGCTTTGGCACAGACCTTGGTGGAGAAAAATTTATGGATATCGTTTCAAGAATTGGGAATTTCGAAGTTTCTTTAGTGGTGATTGTTGCTTCAATTAGAGCACTCAAATACCACGGAGGGCAAAAATTAGGTGAGGAAATCGAAAATTTAGAAGCAATCAGCAAAGGCTTTGAAAATCTCAAAAAGCACATCGAAAACATGCAAAGTTTTGGTTTAAATGTAGTTGTTGCAATTAACAAATTCTATAAAGACACAGAGAAAGAAATTAATCTCTTAAAATCACTGCTTGATAAAGCAGGTGTAAAATTTGCCTTATCAGAAGTATACGAAAGAGGTGGTTTAGGTGGCGAAGAACTTGCAAAGATAGTGGCAGAAATTGCTTCACCTACAAAGCCCAAGTTTCTTTACGAATTAAACGAACCAGTTAAAGAAAAAATCTATAAGATTGCAACTACAATGTATGGAGCAAAAGATGTAGTGTATAGCGATACCGCAGAAAAAGACTTGAAGGACATTGCAAAAATTAATCTTGACAATACCTTTATTTGTATGGCAAAAACGCAAACTTCTTTAACAGATAATCCAAAAATTGTAGGAAGAAAGGAGAATTTTTTAGTTACGGTAAACGAGGTTAGAGCACTTGCAGGCGCTAACTTTATTGTCCCTATTCTTGGTAGCATAAACACCATGCCAGGACTACCCAAAGAACCTATTGCAAATAGACTTAATATTGATAACGATGGCGTTATTTCAGGTTTTTAA
- a CDS encoding GIY-YIG nuclease family protein → MGKKNYYVYILTNKFNTVLYTGITNNLKRRVYEHKN, encoded by the coding sequence ATGGGTAAGAAAAACTATTATGTTTACATTCTCACAAATAAGTTTAACACCGTGTTATATACTGGAATAACAAATAACCTTAAGCGTAGAGTGTATGAACATAAGAAT